The following coding sequences are from one Canis lupus dingo isolate Sandy chromosome 21, ASM325472v2, whole genome shotgun sequence window:
- the LOC112667882 gene encoding olfactory receptor 52A5-like: protein MSKLNGTIFMPPVLTLIGIPGLESVQFWIGIPFCAMYIIALFGNSLLLVIIKSERSLHEPMYLFLAMLGVTDIVLSTCILPKMLGIFWFHLPDIYFDACLFQMWLIHTFQSIESGILLAMALDRYVAICDPLRHASIFTHKLLTQIGVGVTLRAALLVAPCIILIKCRLKHFCTTVVSHSYCEHMAIVKLAAEDIRVNKICGLFVAFTLLGFDIIFITLSYIRIFITVFNLPQREARLKAFNTCIAHICVFLEFYLLGFFSFFTHRFGFHIPPYIHILLSNLYLLVPPLLNPIVYGVKTKQIRDRVSKVFHSKNSS, encoded by the coding sequence ATGTCCAAGCTCAATGGCACAATCTTCATGCCCCCGGTGCTGACACTGATTGGGATCCCCGGCTTGGAGTCTGTGCAGTTCTGGATTGGAATTCCTTTCTGTGCCATGTACATCATTGCTCTGTTTGGGAATTCCCTGCTCCTGGTCATCATCAAATCAGAACGCAGCCTCCATGAGCCCATGTATCTCTTCCTGGCAATGCTTGGAGTCACAGACATTGTTCTCAGCACCTGCATCCTACCAAAAATGCTAGGCATCTTCTGGTTTCATCTGCCTGACATATACTTTGATGCCTGTCTCTTTCAGATGTGGCTTATCCACACCTTCCAATCCATTGAATCAGGAATTCTGTTGGCCATGGCCCtggaccgctatgtggccatctgtgaTCCCCTGAGACACGCATCCATCTTTACACACAAACTTCTCACTCAGATTGGAGTGGGAGTGACACTCAGAGCAGCCCTCCTTGTAGCTCCATGTATCATCCTCATCAAATGTCGGCTGAAACACTTCTGTACCACTGTGGTCTCCCATTCATACTGTGAGCACATGGCCATTGTGAAGTTGGCAGCAGAAGACATTCGAGTCAACAAGATCTGTGGTCTCTTTGTGGCCTTCACTCTACTTGGATTTGACATCATCTTCATCACCCTCTCCTACATCCGAATATTTATAACTGTCTTCAATCTGCCTCAGAGGGAAGCTAGGCTCAAAGCCTTCAACACCTGCATTGCCCATATTTGCGTCTTCCTTGAGTTTTATCTCCTtggtttcttctccttctttacaCACAGGTTTGGGTTCCATATTCCACCCTACATTCATATTCTTCTGTCCAACCTTTACCTGCTTGTCCCTCCTTTGCTCAATCCTATAGTGTATGGGGTGAAGACCAAACAGATTCGAGATCGAGTGTCCAAGGTTTTCCACTCTAAAAATTCATCTTGA
- the LOC112667343 gene encoding olfactory receptor 52P1-like — protein MADNATHSYISSFFLVGIPGLQAFHCWIGIPVCLLFALALLGNSVIIITIKIEPSLHLPVYFFLCMLAVNDMALVSSTAPKMLGIFWLDAHKFDFSICLAQMYFIHTFCIIESALLVAMAFDRYVAICIPLRYTTIVTTPMITKMGLAGVIRATFMVLPCPLLIKRLPYYTKYVINHAYCEHMAVVKLASANTLINRAYGISVALSVMVLDLGLIATSYIKILQAVFRLSSQNARSKALGTCAAHVCTLLGFYTPALFSFLTHRIGKKVPSSIHIIFASLYLLVPPTVNPLVYGVKTKQIRDRVVSLFLSNKIISGN, from the coding sequence ATGGCAGACAATGCTACACATAGCTACATCTCATCTTTTTTCCTGGTTGGTATTCCTGGTTTGCAAGCTTTTCACTGCTGGATTGGCATCCCTGTCTGCCTCCTGTTTGCCCTGGCCCTGCTGGGGAACAGTgtaatcatcatcaccatcaaaaTAGAACCCAGCCTCCACCTGCCtgtgtatttcttcctttgtatgCTGGCAGTGAATGACATGGCTCTTGTCTCTTCCACAGCCCCCAAGATGCTGGGTATCTTCTGGTTGGATGCTCACAAGTTTGACTTTAGTATCTGTCTAGCACAAATGTATTTTATCCACACATTCTGCATAATTGAGTCAGCCCTCTTGGTTGCCATGGCCTTCGACCGGTATGTAGCTATTTGTATCCCACTGCGTTATACAACCATCGTGACAACACCAATGATCACTAAAATGGGTCTAGCTGGTGTGATCCGAGCTACCTTTATGGTTTTGCCCTGTCCTCTTCTTATTAAAAGGCTACCGTATTACACTAAATATGTTATCAATCATGCCTACTGTGAGCACATGGCTGTGGTGAAGTTGGCCAGTGCCAACACCCTCATTAACAGAGCATATGGAATCTCTGTGGCCCTTTCAGTGATGGTGTTGGACCTAGGGCTCATAGCTACATCCTATATCAAGATCCTTCAGGCAGTCTTCCGGCTATCTTCTCAGAATGCCCGCTCTAAAGCTCTGGGCACCTGTGCTGCCCACGTCTGCACTCTACTTGGATTCTACACACCTGCACTATTTAGTTTCCTAACTCACCGTATTGGCAAGAAGGTACCTTCAAGCATTCATATAATTTTTGCAAGTTTATATCTTTTGGTGCCTCCCACAGTCAATCCCCTGGTGTATGGTGTCAAGACCAAACAGATTCGTGACCGTGTGGTCAGTCTCTTCCTCTCAAACAAGATTATTTCTGGAAACTAA